One Staphylococcus simiae genomic region harbors:
- the adcA gene encoding zinc ABC transporter substrate-binding lipoprotein AdcA, whose amino-acid sequence MKKKLGILCLVPALALSLAACGNDDHKHQDGKITIKTTVYPLQSFAQQIGGKHVNVSSIYPAGTDLHSYEPTQKDILSASKADLFVYTGDKLDPVAKKVASTIKDKDKKLSLEDKLDKTALLTDQHHHEEEHEHSSDKHEHEEEHNHGEKHDHDDKGHEEHKGHRHHGGYDPHVWLDPKMDQTFAKEIKDELVKKDPKHKNEYEKNYKKLNDDLKELDKEMAQTTKDKKGNAVFISHESIGYLADRYGFVQKGIQNMNAEDPSQKELTKIVKEIKDNDVKYILYEDNVANKVTETIRQETDAQPLKFYNMESLNKEQQKKDNITYQSLMKSNIKNIDKALDSNIKIDDNKAKHKHDKAISDGYFKDSDIKDRQLSDYEGDWQSVYPYLKDGSLDDVMKHKAEDDPKKSAKDLKAYYDKGYKTDIANIKIKGNDITFTKDGKEHTGKYEYNGKKVLKYAKGNRGVRYMFKLVDSNDKVLPKYIQFSDHNIAPKKAEHFHIFMGDDNDKVLKELDNWPTYYPAKLNKDEIKEEMLAH is encoded by the coding sequence ATGAAAAAGAAATTAGGAATATTATGTCTAGTACCTGCTTTAGCACTTTCTTTAGCAGCATGTGGCAATGATGATCATAAACACCAAGATGGCAAGATAACAATTAAAACAACCGTTTATCCATTACAGTCATTTGCACAACAAATTGGTGGTAAGCATGTAAATGTATCATCAATCTACCCAGCAGGTACGGACTTACATAGTTATGAACCTACACAAAAGGATATCTTGAGTGCGAGTAAAGCAGATTTATTTGTTTATACAGGTGATAAATTAGATCCAGTAGCTAAAAAGGTAGCATCAACAATAAAAGATAAAGATAAAAAGTTATCACTTGAAGATAAATTAGATAAAACAGCATTATTAACAGATCAACATCACCATGAAGAAGAGCATGAGCATAGCAGTGATAAACATGAACATGAAGAAGAGCATAATCATGGAGAAAAGCATGACCATGACGATAAAGGTCACGAAGAACATAAGGGACACCGTCATCATGGTGGATATGATCCTCATGTTTGGTTAGATCCAAAAATGGATCAAACATTTGCTAAAGAAATCAAAGATGAGCTAGTGAAAAAAGATCCTAAACATAAAAATGAATATGAAAAAAATTATAAAAAATTAAATGATGACCTTAAAGAATTAGATAAAGAAATGGCACAAACGACTAAAGATAAAAAAGGTAATGCAGTATTTATCTCACATGAATCTATTGGTTATCTTGCGGATCGTTACGGCTTTGTTCAAAAAGGTATTCAAAATATGAATGCAGAAGATCCATCACAAAAAGAATTAACGAAAATTGTTAAAGAAATTAAAGATAATGACGTCAAATACATACTTTATGAAGATAACGTAGCTAACAAAGTGACAGAAACGATTAGACAAGAAACGGATGCACAACCGTTAAAATTTTATAATATGGAATCATTAAATAAAGAGCAACAGAAGAAAGATAACATTACTTATCAGTCTTTAATGAAGTCTAATATTAAAAATATTGATAAAGCTTTAGATAGCAACATTAAGATTGATGATAATAAAGCTAAACATAAACATGACAAAGCGATATCTGATGGTTATTTTAAAGATAGTGATATTAAAGATCGTCAACTAAGCGATTATGAAGGTGATTGGCAATCGGTTTATCCATATTTAAAAGATGGTTCACTTGATGATGTTATGAAACATAAAGCTGAAGATGATCCTAAAAAATCAGCTAAAGACTTAAAAGCGTACTATGATAAAGGTTATAAAACAGATATTGCCAACATAAAAATTAAAGGTAATGACATCACATTTACTAAAGATGGTAAAGAACATACTGGTAAATATGAATACAATGGTAAGAAAGTATTAAAATATGCCAAAGGAAATCGTGGCGTTAGATACATGTTTAAATTAGTAGATAGTAACGATAAAGTATTACCTAAATATATTCAATTTAGCGATCACAATATTGCACCTAAAAAAGCAGAACATTTCCATATTTTTATGGGTGATGATAACGACAAAGTATTAAAAGAATTAGACAATTGGCCAACATATTATCCAGCTAAATTAAACAAAGATGAAATTAAAGAAGAAATGTTAGCACATTAA
- a CDS encoding DsbA family protein, whose protein sequence is MIKRLLPLLFVCLIVLGACSNKPTAPKATKDGKPLIVVYGDYKCPYCKKLEDHVMPKLRKNYLDNHKADYQYINLAFLGKDSIIGSRASHAVEHYAPQQFLDFQQQLYAAQQDEKKAWLTESLLDKEIKKLNIDQATQDKIMKDYKTKNSKSWKAADKDKAIAKEHHIKTTPTAFVNGEKVEDPYKYDNYDKLLKKYK, encoded by the coding sequence ATGATTAAAAGATTATTACCTTTATTATTTGTTTGTTTAATTGTTCTTGGAGCATGTTCGAATAAACCAACAGCACCCAAAGCTACTAAGGATGGTAAACCATTAATCGTTGTATACGGTGACTATAAATGTCCATATTGTAAAAAATTAGAAGATCATGTTATGCCAAAGTTACGTAAAAATTATTTGGATAATCATAAAGCTGACTATCAATATATTAATTTAGCTTTTTTAGGTAAAGATTCGATTATAGGATCAAGAGCAAGTCACGCAGTTGAACATTATGCACCACAGCAATTTTTGGATTTTCAACAACAGCTATATGCTGCACAACAAGATGAAAAGAAAGCGTGGTTAACTGAATCTTTATTAGATAAAGAGATTAAGAAGCTAAACATTGATCAAGCTACGCAAGACAAGATTATGAAAGATTATAAAACAAAGAACAGTAAATCTTGGAAAGCAGCTGATAAGGATAAAGCAATCGCTAAGGAACATCATATTAAGACGACACCTACAGCATTTGTTAATGGTGAAAAAGTCGAAGATCCATATAAATATGACAACTATGATAAATTATTAAAAAAATATAAATAA
- a CDS encoding aminoacyltransferase has protein sequence MKFVNLTAEELDTITSKYFSHYTQSSVHFNNRNEMKNDVHLVGVKNDSDEVIAGCLLTEARTLKFFRYFYTHRGPVMDYSDQALVRFFFKSLTAYLKKQNCLYVLVDPYLLENLRTADGEIIKSYDNRSFMKTMNDLGYKHQGFTIGYDPMSQIRWLSVLDLKDKSEDQLLKEMDYQTRRNIKKTYEMGVKVRTLPIEETSTFFDLFRMAEEKHGFKFRELPYFEEMQRIYGDKAMLKMAYIDLNEYLDSLKEKHQQLANDLADVEQALTENPNSKKNKTKRTQVQQQYDSNARKVKQTEDKIAEEGSILNLAAAIYLYNDYEVYYLSSGSNPKYNEYMGAYRLQWDMIKFAKDHGIDRYNFYGVSGDFTENAEDYGVQQFKKGFNANVEEYIGDFIKPIKPVFYKIQKLIERHR, from the coding sequence ATGAAATTTGTAAACTTAACTGCGGAGGAATTGGACACTATAACATCCAAATATTTTTCGCATTATACACAATCAAGTGTACACTTTAACAATAGAAATGAAATGAAAAATGACGTACATTTAGTCGGTGTTAAGAATGACAGTGATGAAGTAATTGCTGGCTGTTTATTAACTGAGGCACGCACTTTAAAGTTCTTTAGGTATTTTTATACACATCGTGGCCCTGTCATGGACTACTCAGACCAAGCATTAGTACGCTTTTTCTTCAAATCATTAACAGCATATTTGAAAAAGCAAAATTGTCTATATGTGCTTGTTGACCCATATTTGCTTGAAAATTTACGAACAGCTGATGGAGAAATCATTAAATCTTATGATAATCGATCATTTATGAAGACAATGAATGACTTAGGCTATAAGCATCAAGGATTTACCATTGGTTATGACCCTATGAGTCAAATCCGTTGGTTATCTGTATTAGATTTAAAAGATAAATCAGAAGATCAATTATTAAAAGAAATGGATTACCAAACACGTAGAAATATTAAGAAAACGTATGAAATGGGCGTCAAAGTTAGAACATTACCTATTGAAGAAACGTCCACATTTTTCGACTTATTCCGCATGGCAGAAGAAAAACATGGTTTCAAATTCCGTGAACTTCCATATTTTGAAGAAATGCAACGCATTTATGGCGATAAAGCTATGCTAAAAATGGCATATATTGATTTAAATGAATATCTTGATTCTCTAAAAGAAAAGCACCAACAATTAGCAAACGACTTAGCTGATGTTGAGCAAGCATTAACAGAAAATCCAAACTCAAAGAAAAATAAAACTAAACGTACTCAAGTACAACAACAATATGATAGTAATGCACGCAAAGTTAAACAAACAGAAGATAAAATTGCTGAAGAAGGTAGTATTTTAAATCTAGCAGCTGCAATATATTTATACAATGATTATGAAGTTTACTATCTATCAAGTGGTTCAAACCCTAAGTATAACGAATATATGGGTGCTTATCGTTTGCAATGGGACATGATTAAATTTGCAAAAGATCATGGCATTGATCGCTATAATTTCTATGGTGTTAGTGGTGATTTCACAGAAAATGCTGAAGATTATGGTGTTCAACAATTCAAAAAAGGGTTTAATGCTAACGTTGAAGAATATATTGGTGATTTTATTAAACCAATCAAACCAGTATTCTATAAAATCCAAAAACTTATTGAACGTCACAGATAA
- a CDS encoding DUF4467 domain-containing protein has protein sequence MLSLIIMAGCGNDQYVKEIDKAVKLQNAKQEQLAKKHNGDEVKHFDKKKANIYVYDKDKYIILAYKPLRNDDEVRYYAYDYSGDKVVSKQHFDSRRYYQQHDPDYQEENMTE, from the coding sequence ATGTTGTCATTAATAATAATGGCTGGTTGCGGTAATGATCAATATGTTAAAGAAATAGATAAAGCTGTTAAATTACAAAATGCTAAGCAAGAACAACTTGCTAAAAAGCATAATGGAGATGAAGTAAAACATTTTGATAAGAAAAAAGCGAATATCTATGTTTATGATAAAGACAAATATATTATTTTAGCGTATAAACCGTTACGTAATGATGATGAAGTCCGATATTATGCATATGATTATAGTGGAGATAAAGTAGTTAGCAAGCAACATTTTGATTCTAGAAGGTATTATCAACAACATGATCCGGATTATCAAGAAGAAAATATGACGGAGTAA